The genomic region TGCCTCCACCACAGCGCTCAGGTGCCGACAATCGCCCATGTCGCAAAAGCCGATCTTTTCCACGCCCGTCAACGGACGTTTGGATACCGTCGCCACGCCATGATAACCCTTCTGGCCGCTGATCGCGATATGTTCATAGCCGAGCGCGCGAAATCCCTTCGACGGAAACAGATTGTCGGGGCATTTCGTTTCCTGAAGACACAGAACATCGGGCTGATAATCGCGCAGAAACTGTTCGACCAGCGGCATGCGCAGACGAACGGAATTGATGTTCCAGGTAGCAACGGAAAAGGCCATGAAGATAGGACTCGCAGCAACGAAAGAGATGCCGCGAACCTAATCATTTATCCGGCAAATGCAAACGGATTGCCTGTCACAAACTGACGATTACTGACCTTTGCGCTTCATCGCGATGCGCTGATAATCGATCTTGAACATATCGTCGGTGAAACGCACGCCGCTGCGCACATTGAAGATCATGACTGTCGTATCGAGCTTCTGGGCGTCGGTAATGGTCCACTGCTTCAGCTCATAGGATTTGGGATCGAACATCATGGTGATTTTCGAATCGCCGAAGATCGACTTGTCGCCCAGCACGAGCGTGGTCATGTCCGGCTCCTGCTTCACATTCTGAAGACGTCCCCCACCCAGATCAATCCGATCTGCCAGCAGAAGCTTCAAGGGCGTCTTGGAAAGCGGATAGAGGTCCCAGGTGTCCAGCTTGCGATTATTGATGACGACCGATTCGCCATCCGAAATCACGCGGATCGGGGAATTGTTATAGTTGAAGCGGATCTTGCCCGGGCGCTCGATATAGAAAGTGCCGCCAGTCTGCTCACCCTTCGGGCCGAACTGCACGAACTCGCCGGTCATGGTGCGTACCGATGAGAAATGGTCGGCAATCTGCTGTGCAGCCGCACCGCCGCCAGCGCCCTGCGCCATCGCGGCGACCGGCGCCAGAACCAGCGATGTCATGCCAAGGCCAAGCGCTCCCATTCCCAGCACGGCTGCAACACGACCAGCTTTCGCGAAGACGGAGAAACGGGAGAACATCATCGACAAACTTTCTCTTTTCATCATTCTGTTTAACTACGCCGCCAGTTGGGCGCGAGTATGGCCATCAGAAATCATCGTCGCCAGTGGGAACCAAAATTTCGCGCTTGCCCGCATGGTTGGCCGGGCCGACGATACCCTCATCTTCCATGCGTTCGATGATTGAAGCCGCACGGTTATAGCCGATGCCAAGGCGGCGCTGGATATAGGAAGTAGACGCTTTCTTGTCGCGCAGCACCACGGCCACCGCCTGATCGTAAGGATCGTCGGAATCCTCCAGATTGCCGGTTCCAGCCGGGCTGCTGCCGCCTTCGTCGTCATCTTCATCCTCGGTGATCGCGTCGAGATATTCCGGCACGCCCTGAAGCTTTAGATGCTGCACGATGCGTTCCACCTCGTCGTCGCCGACGAAAGGCCCGTGCACACGCTGGATGCGTCCGCCGCCAGCCATGAACAGCATATCGCCCTGGCCGAGAAGCTGTTCGGCGCCCTGCTCGCCCAGAATGGTGCGGCTGTCGATCTTCGACGTCACTTGGAAGGAAATGCGGGTCGGGAAGTTCGCCTTGATCGTGCCGGTAATGACATCGACCG from Brucella intermedia LMG 3301 harbors:
- a CDS encoding outer membrane lipoprotein carrier protein LolA codes for the protein MMFSRFSVFAKAGRVAAVLGMGALGLGMTSLVLAPVAAMAQGAGGGAAAQQIADHFSSVRTMTGEFVQFGPKGEQTGGTFYIERPGKIRFNYNNSPIRVISDGESVVINNRKLDTWDLYPLSKTPLKLLLADRIDLGGGRLQNVKQEPDMTTLVLGDKSIFGDSKITMMFDPKSYELKQWTITDAQKLDTTVMIFNVRSGVRFTDDMFKIDYQRIAMKRKGQ